In one window of Methanosarcina vacuolata Z-761 DNA:
- a CDS encoding TRAM domain-containing protein, with protein sequence MFRDERAPVPIEEGETYNVTIQDIARQGDGIARIEGFVVFVPNTSVGDEVQIKIERVLPKFAFASIVE encoded by the coding sequence ATGTTTAGAGATGAACGTGCTCCTGTGCCCATTGAAGAGGGCGAAACCTACAATGTAACTATTCAGGATATTGCTCGCCAGGGAGACGGCATTGCCCGTATCGAAGGTTTTGTAGTTTTTGTCCCGAATACGAGTGTTGGCGATGAAGTCCAGATTAAGATCGAAAGAGTGCTTCCCAAATTTGCATTTGCAAGCATTGTAGAGTAA
- a CDS encoding TRAM domain-containing protein, with protein sequence MFREESRSVPVEEGEVYDVTIQDIARQGDGIARIEGFVVFVPGTKVGDEVRIKVERVLPKFAFASVVE encoded by the coding sequence ATGTTCAGAGAAGAAAGTCGCTCAGTCCCTGTCGAAGAGGGCGAAGTTTACGATGTAACAATTCAGGACATTGCTCGTCAGGGAGACGGCATCGCTCGCATTGAGGGTTTTGTAGTCTTTGTCCCAGGCACCAAAGTTGGAGATGAAGTCCGGATTAAAGTCGAAAGGGTTCTTCCCAAGTTTGCATTTGCAAGCGTTGTCGAGTAA
- a CDS encoding TRAM domain-containing protein — MFREESRSVPVEEGEVYDVTIQDIARQGDGIARIEGFVIFVPGTKVGDEVRIKVERVLPKFAFASVVE; from the coding sequence ATGTTCAGAGAAGAAAGTCGCTCAGTCCCTGTCGAAGAGGGCGAAGTTTACGATGTAACAATTCAGGACATTGCTCGTCAGGGAGACGGCATCGCACGTATTGAAGGTTTTGTTATCTTTGTCCCGGGCACCAAAGTTGGAGATGAAGTCCGGATTAAAGTTGAAAGGGTTCTTCCCAAATTTGCATTTGCAAGCGTTGTCGAGTAA
- a CDS encoding TRAM domain-containing protein yields the protein MFRDESSSVPVEEGEVYDVTIQDIARQGDGIARIEGFVIFVPGTKVDDKVRIKIERVLPKYGFASLVE from the coding sequence ATGTTCAGAGATGAAAGTAGCTCTGTTCCTGTTGAAGAGGGCGAAGTTTACGATGTAACTATCCAGGATATCGCTCGCCAGGGAGACGGCATTGCACGTATTGAAGGTTTTGTTATCTTTGTCCCGGGCACCAAAGTTGACGATAAAGTCCGGATTAAAATCGAAAGGGTTCTTCCCAAATACGGTTTCGCCAGTCTCGTTGAATAA
- a CDS encoding bactofilin family protein — MIRFIKYHPRSNTYVIEKRAFLDEDLTLDGNVIVGQEVKFWKNLTVTGKLELGKGSVIRGNVKARSALVCSKAKILGNIETASELVLLDKAKINTAACQGDIHVRPGCVLDFVKADGTLELIGKVLVRKVAPLTKVIIRAEE, encoded by the coding sequence ATGATTCGTTTTATCAAGTACCACCCCAGATCCAATACTTATGTCATTGAAAAACGAGCTTTTCTTGATGAGGATCTTACTCTGGATGGCAATGTAATCGTCGGGCAGGAAGTGAAGTTCTGGAAGAACCTCACAGTAACTGGTAAGCTTGAACTCGGAAAAGGTTCGGTTATTAGAGGCAATGTAAAAGCTAGAAGTGCTCTTGTCTGTTCTAAGGCAAAAATTCTGGGCAATATCGAAACAGCTTCTGAGCTTGTCCTTCTCGATAAAGCTAAAATAAATACCGCAGCCTGCCAGGGAGATATCCACGTCAGGCCTGGGTGCGTTCTTGACTTCGTAAAAGCAGACGGCACGCTTGAACTTATTGGAAAAGTTCTTGTCAGGAAAGTCGCGCCATTAACGAAAGTGATTATCCGGGCTGAAGAATAA